The Opitutales bacterium ASA1 genome window below encodes:
- a CDS encoding glycoside hydrolase family 95 protein: MKKFLLALSSLVASVSPAIEYGGDAPPPEQPLSLWYKRPAEQWIEALPVGNGRLGAMVFGGVARERLQLNEDTLWAGGPYDPVSPEAAAALPDVRRLVFEGKYREADQLISEKVMARPLRQMAYQTVGDVHLDFGEVGAIENYRRELDLDAAVARVSYVRDGVRFTREVFSSPVDQVIVVRITADQPRRIGFTATLQTPQRASVSAEGGDTLVLAGVNSEYNGVAGALRFEARVRVVREGGNQFTLGSSLTVQGADSVTLLVSAATSFRRFDDVSGDPTAANLAVLEAAQKKDYASLLADHTAEHQRLFRRVALDLGSSPASASPTDVRIRNFATTGEPDPALATLYFQYGRYLLISSSRPGTQPANLQGIWNDSMSPPWQSKYTININTEMNYWPAEPTNLAECVEPLVRMVEELAVTGAHTAKTMYGARGWVVHHNTDLWRAAAPIDGPRWGMWPTGGAWLALHLWDHYEYAPNPEFLARMYPVLKGAAEFFLDTLVEDPKSGYLVTNPSTSPENAHPFGSAVCAGPAMDSQILRDLFLRVEQCAELLGVDGELRRQVAATRARLAPDKIGAQGQLQEWLEDWDAGAPEQDHRHVSHLYAFFPSNQITLRGTPELASGVRKTLETRGDFSTGWAIAWRLNLWARLQDGERTHRILKALLEPSRTYPNMFDAHPPFQIDGNFGGTNAIAEMLLQTHTGEIELLPALPAAWPTGSVRGLRARGGFEVDLAWADGKLAHVDVRSTLGGEALLRYGDKTVSREVAPGGAVSWDGR, encoded by the coding sequence ATGAAGAAATTCCTCCTCGCCCTTTCCTCCCTCGTCGCATCCGTGTCTCCAGCGATCGAATACGGAGGCGACGCTCCGCCGCCGGAACAGCCACTGAGTCTCTGGTACAAACGGCCGGCCGAGCAGTGGATCGAGGCGTTGCCGGTCGGCAACGGCCGCCTCGGCGCGATGGTCTTCGGCGGAGTGGCACGCGAGCGTCTGCAACTCAACGAAGACACGCTCTGGGCGGGCGGCCCCTACGATCCGGTGAGCCCCGAGGCTGCGGCGGCACTGCCCGACGTGCGCCGGCTCGTGTTCGAGGGCAAGTATCGCGAGGCCGACCAGCTCATCTCCGAGAAGGTGATGGCGCGCCCGTTGCGGCAGATGGCGTATCAGACCGTCGGAGACGTGCATCTGGATTTCGGCGAAGTCGGAGCGATCGAGAACTATCGGCGCGAACTCGATCTCGACGCTGCGGTGGCGCGTGTCTCCTACGTGCGAGACGGCGTGCGTTTCACGCGCGAGGTCTTTTCGAGTCCGGTGGACCAGGTGATCGTCGTGCGGATCACGGCGGACCAACCGCGCCGGATCGGGTTCACCGCCACGCTGCAAACGCCGCAGCGCGCGTCGGTGTCCGCCGAGGGTGGGGATACGCTCGTGCTTGCGGGGGTGAACTCCGAGTACAACGGTGTCGCCGGTGCGTTGCGATTCGAGGCGCGGGTGCGGGTCGTCCGCGAAGGAGGCAACCAATTCACGCTCGGCTCCAGCCTCACCGTGCAGGGCGCCGACAGCGTCACCTTGCTCGTGTCGGCGGCGACCAGCTTTCGACGCTTCGACGACGTGAGCGGAGACCCGACCGCAGCCAACCTCGCGGTGCTCGAGGCGGCGCAGAAGAAGGACTACGCCTCGCTTCTCGCCGACCACACGGCCGAACACCAACGCCTCTTTCGCCGCGTGGCACTCGACCTCGGCTCCTCGCCCGCGTCGGCGTCGCCCACGGACGTGCGTATCCGAAACTTCGCTACGACGGGAGAACCCGATCCCGCGCTCGCCACGCTCTACTTTCAGTACGGTCGCTATCTGCTCATCTCGAGTTCGCGGCCCGGCACCCAACCGGCGAACCTGCAAGGCATCTGGAACGACAGCATGTCACCACCGTGGCAAAGCAAGTACACGATCAACATCAACACCGAGATGAACTACTGGCCGGCCGAGCCGACCAATCTCGCCGAGTGCGTCGAGCCGCTCGTGCGCATGGTCGAGGAGCTGGCGGTGACGGGCGCGCACACGGCGAAGACCATGTACGGAGCGCGCGGTTGGGTGGTGCATCACAACACGGATTTATGGCGTGCGGCGGCACCGATCGACGGGCCGCGTTGGGGCATGTGGCCGACCGGTGGTGCGTGGCTCGCGTTGCACCTGTGGGATCACTACGAATACGCACCGAATCCGGAGTTCTTGGCACGGATGTATCCGGTGTTGAAAGGCGCGGCCGAGTTCTTCCTCGACACGCTGGTGGAGGATCCGAAGAGCGGCTACTTGGTGACGAATCCCTCGACCTCGCCGGAAAACGCGCATCCCTTCGGCTCCGCGGTGTGCGCGGGTCCGGCGATGGATTCGCAAATCCTCCGCGATCTGTTTCTTCGCGTCGAACAGTGTGCCGAGTTGCTTGGAGTCGACGGCGAACTGCGCCGACAAGTCGCGGCGACGCGTGCGCGACTGGCCCCGGACAAGATCGGCGCGCAGGGGCAGTTGCAGGAGTGGTTGGAAGATTGGGATGCCGGGGCACCCGAACAGGATCACCGACACGTTTCGCACCTCTACGCGTTCTTCCCCAGCAACCAAATCACTCTGCGCGGCACGCCGGAACTCGCCTCCGGAGTGCGCAAGACCCTCGAGACACGCGGCGATTTCTCGACGGGTTGGGCCATCGCGTGGCGGCTCAACCTCTGGGCGCGTCTGCAAGACGGCGAGCGCACGCACCGCATTTTGAAGGCCTTGTTGGAGCCGTCGCGCACGTATCCGAACATGTTCGACGCGCATCCTCCGTTTCAGATCGACGGCAACTTCGGCGGCACCAACGCGATCGCGGAGATGCTGCTGCAGACGCACACCGGCGAGATCGAGTTGTTGCCGGCTTTGCCTGCGGCTTGGCCGACCGGTTCGGTGCGCGGACTGCGCGCGCGCGGCGGCTTCGAGGTCGACCTCGCGTGGGCCGACGGGAAGCTCGCGCATGTCGACGTGCGTTCCACCTTGGGTGGTGAGGCGCTTCTGCGCTACGGCGACAAGACGGTGTCGCGCGAGGTCGCGCCCGGCGGCGCGGTGTCTTGGGACGGGCGCTGA
- a CDS encoding glycoside hydrolase 43 family protein — MLARIAPIAFVLAVAPMPSSASWTADNGNGTFTNPLFYDEFSDPDLIRVGDDFYLAGTTMHSMPGVVVLHSKDLVNWKFKSYAFTRLELGPEFDLEDGKEAYGQGIWAPCIRYHAGKFYVFSNVNGHGLQVFVAEDPAGPWEHRNFKGTIYDLSVLFDDDGRVYAVHGYDQVVLTELQPDLSGIVEGTSRVIIPRGNAMGEGHHFYKIDGKYYIISANYAPTGRMQAARADHVHGPYETGVIAGKETFGTQRGTLLQPIGLGGVVPDPGAKFNIVEPGGAQLGAVPLHQGGIVDLPNGEWWGFSMLDFRSVGRTTALSPVTWVDGWPYFGLPGNLGRTPRTWVKPVVEAKVYPHAPYQRSDDFSGERLLPVWQWNHNPVDAKWSLADKPGTLRLHTLPAPHFLWAKNTLTQRAIGPVSIATAELDASGLEVGDTAGLGLLNIPFATLGLVKTEAGFALRCYEQLTDRAVERPIDSPRVWLRVTGDYDEDFAQFSYSTDGASYTEIGGRLRLPYQLKTFQGTRLALFAFNQAEREGGYADFVAFQVDEPMADRSKNIPLGEIVTFTNFADGSVLWANPHGMLHRAAPGSEQARGPQARFRVHDRGQGRVALEAMDGSGFLTVVGAGLSADVRPLKTESEASLFMWQDMLRDRQCMLLSLKTDRFVGIDPRTGEPYGADWPGANPDRKDGTVLVWHIAQ; from the coding sequence ATGCTCGCACGTATCGCTCCGATCGCCTTCGTTCTCGCCGTCGCTCCGATGCCTTCGTCCGCCTCGTGGACGGCCGACAACGGCAACGGCACCTTCACCAACCCGCTCTTCTACGACGAATTCTCCGATCCCGATCTGATCCGTGTCGGGGACGACTTCTACCTCGCCGGCACCACGATGCACTCGATGCCCGGCGTGGTGGTTCTGCACTCCAAGGACCTGGTGAACTGGAAGTTCAAGAGCTACGCCTTCACTCGGCTCGAGCTCGGTCCGGAGTTCGACTTGGAGGACGGCAAGGAGGCCTACGGGCAAGGCATCTGGGCGCCGTGCATTCGTTATCACGCAGGGAAGTTCTACGTCTTCTCCAACGTCAACGGCCACGGCTTGCAGGTCTTCGTGGCGGAGGATCCGGCGGGGCCGTGGGAGCACCGCAACTTCAAGGGCACGATCTACGACCTCTCCGTGCTCTTCGACGACGACGGCCGCGTGTATGCGGTGCATGGATACGACCAAGTGGTCCTCACGGAACTGCAACCCGATCTGAGCGGGATCGTCGAGGGGACCAGTCGCGTGATCATCCCGCGCGGAAACGCGATGGGAGAGGGCCACCACTTCTACAAGATCGACGGCAAGTACTACATCATCAGCGCCAACTACGCGCCGACGGGTCGCATGCAGGCGGCGCGGGCCGACCACGTGCACGGTCCGTACGAGACGGGCGTGATCGCGGGCAAGGAGACCTTCGGGACACAACGGGGGACGTTGCTGCAACCGATCGGTCTCGGAGGTGTCGTGCCGGATCCGGGGGCGAAGTTCAACATCGTCGAGCCGGGTGGGGCACAACTCGGTGCCGTGCCCTTGCATCAAGGCGGCATCGTCGATCTGCCCAACGGCGAGTGGTGGGGCTTCTCCATGCTCGACTTCCGTTCCGTCGGCCGCACCACGGCGCTCTCGCCCGTGACATGGGTGGACGGCTGGCCCTACTTCGGATTGCCCGGAAACCTCGGGCGCACACCGCGCACCTGGGTGAAACCCGTCGTCGAGGCGAAGGTGTATCCACACGCGCCCTACCAGCGCAGCGACGATTTCTCGGGCGAACGGCTTCTCCCCGTGTGGCAATGGAACCACAACCCCGTCGACGCGAAGTGGTCGCTCGCGGATAAACCGGGCACATTGCGTCTGCACACGCTGCCGGCACCGCACTTTCTTTGGGCGAAGAACACGCTCACGCAGCGCGCGATCGGCCCCGTCTCGATCGCCACGGCGGAACTCGACGCTTCCGGTCTGGAAGTGGGCGACACCGCAGGTCTGGGATTGCTCAACATTCCGTTCGCCACGCTCGGTCTGGTGAAGACCGAGGCCGGGTTCGCGCTGCGCTGCTACGAACAACTCACCGATCGCGCGGTCGAGCGGCCGATCGATTCGCCGCGTGTGTGGCTGCGTGTCACGGGCGACTACGACGAGGACTTTGCGCAGTTCAGCTACAGCACCGACGGCGCGAGCTACACGGAGATCGGCGGGAGATTACGGCTGCCGTATCAATTGAAGACGTTTCAGGGCACGCGGCTCGCGCTCTTCGCCTTCAACCAAGCGGAGCGCGAGGGTGGGTACGCGGACTTCGTCGCCTTCCAAGTCGACGAGCCGATGGCCGATCGATCGAAGAACATCCCGCTCGGCGAGATCGTGACTTTCACCAACTTCGCCGACGGCTCCGTGCTCTGGGCCAACCCTCACGGCATGTTGCACCGGGCGGCACCCGGATCCGAGCAGGCGCGCGGACCGCAGGCGCGCTTCCGCGTCCACGATCGTGGGCAGGGGCGGGTCGCGCTCGAGGCGATGGACGGCAGCGGGTTTCTCACCGTCGTCGGTGCCGGCCTTTCGGCCGACGTGCGACCGCTGAAGACGGAGAGCGAGGCGAGCCTCTTCATGTGGCAGGACATGTTGCGCGACCGCCAGTGCATGTTGCTGTCGTTGAAGACGGATCGGTTCGTCGGCATCGATCCCCGGACGGGTGAGCCCTACGGCGCCGATTGGCCGGGCGCGAATCCGGACCGCAAGGACGGCACGGTGCTCGTATGGCACATCGCGCAGTAG
- the cysT gene encoding sulfate ABC transporter permease subunit CysT: MNAPSLVLPTPPPNLRPSKRTRVLPGFGLTLGFALLYLSLIILLPLAATFVKTAGLTWAQFWDTVTSTRVLASYRVTFGISLLAALFNVPMGVILAWVLVRYEFPGRKVVDALVDLPFALPTAVAGIALTAIYAKTGWFGQFLEPMGIKVAYAPAGIWVALTFIGLPFVVRTVQPILEELEPEIEEAASSLGATRLQTILRVVLPGLYPAIITGFALAFARAVGEYGSVVFISGNMPLRTEITPLLIITKLEQYDYAGATALAVVMLLVSFALLLGIQFVQRRFARGNRA, from the coding sequence ATGAACGCACCGTCCCTCGTCCTTCCGACGCCGCCGCCGAACCTGCGTCCTTCCAAACGCACGCGCGTGTTGCCGGGATTCGGACTCACGCTCGGCTTCGCGCTGCTCTACCTGAGTCTGATCATCCTGCTGCCGCTGGCGGCGACGTTCGTGAAAACGGCGGGCCTGACGTGGGCGCAGTTCTGGGATACGGTCACGTCGACGCGAGTGCTCGCCTCGTACCGCGTGACTTTCGGCATCTCGCTCCTGGCGGCATTGTTCAACGTGCCGATGGGGGTGATCCTCGCGTGGGTGCTCGTGCGCTACGAGTTTCCGGGACGCAAGGTCGTCGACGCATTGGTCGATCTGCCGTTCGCGCTGCCGACCGCCGTGGCCGGGATCGCGCTCACCGCGATCTACGCGAAGACCGGCTGGTTCGGTCAGTTCCTCGAGCCGATGGGAATCAAGGTCGCCTACGCGCCGGCGGGCATCTGGGTGGCGCTGACGTTCATCGGTCTGCCGTTCGTCGTGCGCACCGTTCAGCCGATCCTCGAGGAACTCGAGCCCGAGATCGAGGAGGCCGCCTCCTCGCTCGGCGCCACGCGTCTGCAGACGATCCTCCGTGTCGTGCTGCCGGGGTTGTATCCTGCGATCATCACCGGCTTCGCCCTCGCGTTCGCGCGGGCCGTCGGGGAGTACGGCTCGGTCGTCTTCATCTCGGGCAACATGCCGCTGCGGACCGAGATCACGCCGCTGCTCATCATCACCAAACTCGAGCAGTACGACTACGCCGGCGCCACGGCGCTGGCGGTCGTGATGCTCCTCGTGTCGTTCGCCCTGCTCCTGGGCATCCAGTTCGTGCAGCGGCGCTTCGCTCGCGGCAATCGCGCCTGA
- a CDS encoding sulfate ABC transporter substrate-binding protein, which translates to MKTLVSSLLLAAGLAAPLSAQKNIELLNVSYDPTREVYVEFNAAFARHWKAKTGDTVTVKQSHGGSSRQARSVIDGLPADVVTLALAADIDALHTNGNYLPADWQKRLPRNSAPYTSTLAFLVRKGNPKGIKDWPDLIRSGVSVITPNPKTSGVARWNYLAAWGYALEASGGDQTKAHDFVTALYKNVPVLDSGARGSSTTFAERGIGDVLINWENELLLTKKLRPDDFEIIVPSVSILAEPTVAWVDKVVARKKTAEVAKAYLEYLYTPEGQEIFAKHFYRPHLPEVLAKYESQYPKLRLFTIDEVFGGWTKATKDHFADGATFDRIYVK; encoded by the coding sequence ATGAAGACACTCGTCTCCTCCCTTCTCCTCGCGGCCGGTCTCGCCGCACCGCTTTCCGCTCAGAAGAACATCGAACTTCTGAACGTCTCCTACGACCCGACTCGCGAGGTCTACGTCGAGTTCAACGCTGCTTTCGCAAGACATTGGAAAGCCAAGACCGGTGACACCGTCACGGTGAAGCAGTCGCACGGCGGCTCGTCGCGTCAGGCGCGATCCGTCATCGACGGCTTGCCGGCCGACGTCGTCACGCTCGCGCTCGCGGCGGACATCGACGCCCTTCACACGAACGGAAACTACCTGCCCGCCGACTGGCAGAAGCGCCTTCCGCGCAACTCCGCGCCCTACACCTCGACGCTCGCCTTCCTCGTGCGCAAAGGAAACCCGAAGGGCATCAAGGACTGGCCCGATTTGATCCGCTCGGGCGTGTCGGTCATCACGCCGAATCCGAAGACCTCGGGCGTGGCGCGTTGGAACTACCTCGCCGCGTGGGGCTACGCGCTGGAGGCAAGCGGGGGCGATCAGACGAAGGCGCACGATTTCGTGACTGCGCTCTACAAGAACGTGCCCGTCCTCGACTCCGGCGCGCGCGGCTCGTCGACCACCTTTGCCGAGCGCGGCATCGGCGACGTACTGATCAACTGGGAGAACGAACTCCTGCTCACGAAGAAACTCCGGCCGGACGACTTCGAGATCATCGTGCCTTCGGTGAGCATTCTCGCCGAACCGACCGTGGCGTGGGTGGACAAGGTCGTCGCGCGCAAGAAGACCGCCGAGGTGGCGAAGGCGTACCTCGAGTATCTCTACACGCCCGAAGGTCAGGAGATCTTCGCGAAGCACTTCTACCGGCCGCATCTTCCGGAGGTGCTCGCCAAATACGAGTCGCAGTATCCGAAGCTCCGACTCTTCACCATCGACGAGGTCTTCGGCGGCTGGACGAAGGCGACGAAAGACCACTTCGCCGACGGCGCCACGTTCGACCGCATCTACGTGAAGTGA
- a CDS encoding sulfate ABC transporter ATP-binding protein, producing the protein MSIEVSNVWKHFGSFTALAGVSLKVETGKLTALLGPSGSGKTTLLRIIAGLEFADASDDPESGRVNFFGEDVTDVAAGRRGVGFVFQHYALFKHMTVHENVAFGLTVRSGEARPSKKEIADRVRELLALVQLETFGGRLPHQLSGGQRQRVALARALAVQPKVLLLDEPFGALDAQVRKDLRRWLRSLHEKLHVTTIFVTHDQEEALELADEVVVMNQARIEQVGDPQTVYDRPASPFVIEFLGNVNRLTAGLGRMNVSNKDVLYVRPHDVDVDRSRRGNHDLAARVLHVFSAGNYGRVSLQRIDTGEAIEAEMSRERLRELRLSHGNAVYVVFKHVRLFPKGRFVEADVADGAILAGGSNPDLSV; encoded by the coding sequence ATGAGCATCGAAGTAAGCAACGTCTGGAAACATTTCGGTTCGTTCACCGCGCTCGCCGGCGTGAGCCTGAAGGTCGAGACCGGCAAACTCACGGCGCTGCTCGGGCCTTCCGGTTCGGGCAAGACGACGCTCCTGCGCATCATCGCCGGACTCGAGTTCGCCGACGCGAGCGACGATCCGGAGTCGGGGCGCGTGAACTTCTTCGGCGAAGACGTGACCGACGTCGCCGCCGGCAGGCGCGGCGTGGGCTTCGTCTTCCAGCACTACGCGCTGTTCAAGCACATGACCGTGCACGAGAACGTCGCCTTCGGCCTCACGGTCCGGTCGGGCGAGGCGCGGCCCTCGAAGAAGGAGATCGCCGACCGCGTGCGTGAACTGCTCGCGCTCGTGCAGCTCGAGACGTTCGGCGGTCGTCTGCCGCATCAGCTCTCGGGCGGACAACGCCAACGCGTGGCGCTGGCGCGCGCACTCGCCGTGCAGCCGAAGGTGTTGTTGCTCGACGAACCCTTCGGCGCGCTCGACGCGCAGGTGCGCAAGGATCTGCGCCGCTGGTTGCGCAGTCTGCACGAGAAGCTCCACGTCACCACGATCTTCGTCACGCACGACCAGGAGGAGGCGCTCGAACTCGCGGACGAGGTCGTCGTCATGAATCAAGCGCGCATCGAACAGGTCGGCGACCCGCAGACCGTGTACGACCGGCCTGCATCGCCGTTCGTGATCGAGTTTCTCGGCAACGTGAATCGTCTGACGGCAGGGCTCGGGAGGATGAACGTTTCCAACAAGGACGTCCTTTACGTGCGACCGCACGACGTGGATGTCGACCGGTCGAGACGGGGAAACCACGACCTCGCCGCGCGCGTGCTTCACGTTTTCTCCGCCGGCAACTACGGGCGAGTCTCGCTTCAGCGGATCGACACGGGGGAAGCGATCGAGGCCGAAATGAGTCGCGAGCGACTACGCGAATTGCGCCTTTCGCACGGCAACGCGGTGTACGTGGTTTTCAAGCACGTGCGTTTGTTTCCCAAGGGCCGCTTCGTCGAGGCCGACGTCGCCGACGGGGCGATCCTCGCCGGCGGCTCGAATCCCGATCTCTCGGTTTGA
- a CDS encoding Gfo/Idh/MocA family oxidoreductase, producing MKTWTRKEFLKTSALAAGAAWLSGCSTTPAAAPAVRTARRASPNDDVRVAIVGIRGKGAQHIGLFRGLPGVKVAALCEVDSEIMAKHVRAFDDRGEKVAAYRDYRDLLDDPTIDAVVVATPNHWHSLMSVWACQAGKDVYLEKPISHNVWEGRKTVEAAARYGRIVQAGIQSRSDDALREVFALVQAGELGRVQWVRGLCYKLRPSIGKTSGPQRIPASIDYDLWTGPAALVPPHRNSENGTVHYDWHWLWNYGGGDIANQGIHEVDMCRRALGQAGLPPRVTSIGGRFGYDDDAETPNTQIAIFDYEPAPLIFEVRGLPRKAAERAMDAYRGTRVGLSIQCEHGYFAGGGGGGAFYDNSGKQMRRFSSAGGGGHAANFIAAVRSRRSEDLAGRILDGHVSSALCHLANISYRLGTETDNARIREMIAAHAPTADSFGRMLEHLRANEVDVDASRTVLGPSLDFDPNSERFIVRESFDFGHFANTMLRRDYRAPFVVPENV from the coding sequence ATGAAGACTTGGACGCGCAAAGAATTCCTCAAGACCTCCGCCCTCGCCGCCGGAGCCGCATGGCTCTCCGGTTGCTCCACCACTCCGGCCGCCGCTCCCGCCGTCCGCACCGCACGGCGCGCGAGTCCGAACGACGACGTGCGCGTCGCGATCGTCGGGATCCGGGGCAAGGGCGCGCAGCACATCGGGCTCTTTCGCGGCCTGCCGGGCGTGAAGGTTGCCGCACTCTGCGAGGTGGACTCCGAGATCATGGCCAAGCACGTCCGTGCCTTCGACGATCGTGGCGAGAAAGTCGCCGCCTACCGCGACTATCGTGACCTTCTCGACGATCCCACGATCGACGCCGTCGTCGTCGCCACGCCCAACCACTGGCATTCGCTCATGTCGGTGTGGGCCTGCCAAGCCGGCAAGGACGTCTACCTCGAGAAACCCATCTCGCACAACGTGTGGGAGGGTCGCAAGACCGTCGAGGCCGCCGCCCGCTACGGTCGCATCGTGCAGGCAGGCATCCAGTCGCGCTCCGACGACGCACTGCGCGAGGTCTTCGCTCTCGTCCAAGCCGGCGAGCTCGGTCGCGTGCAGTGGGTCCGTGGTCTGTGCTACAAACTGCGCCCGAGCATCGGAAAGACCTCCGGTCCTCAACGCATCCCCGCCTCGATCGACTACGATCTCTGGACGGGCCCCGCCGCCCTCGTGCCTCCGCACCGCAATTCCGAGAACGGCACCGTGCACTACGACTGGCACTGGCTCTGGAACTACGGCGGTGGGGACATCGCAAACCAGGGCATCCACGAAGTGGATATGTGCCGCCGCGCGCTCGGACAAGCGGGGCTTCCTCCCCGTGTGACGAGCATCGGCGGACGGTTCGGCTACGACGACGACGCCGAGACACCCAACACGCAGATCGCGATCTTCGACTACGAACCCGCACCGTTGATCTTCGAGGTGCGCGGCCTGCCGCGCAAAGCCGCCGAACGTGCGATGGACGCGTACCGCGGCACGCGCGTCGGGCTTTCCATTCAGTGCGAGCACGGTTACTTCGCGGGTGGAGGCGGTGGCGGCGCCTTCTACGACAACTCCGGCAAACAGATGCGCCGTTTCAGCAGTGCCGGCGGTGGAGGCCATGCCGCGAACTTCATCGCCGCCGTCCGCAGTCGGCGCAGCGAGGATCTCGCCGGTCGGATACTCGACGGACACGTCTCTTCGGCACTCTGCCACCTCGCCAACATCTCGTATCGCCTCGGCACCGAGACCGACAACGCCCGCATCCGCGAGATGATCGCCGCGCACGCACCTACCGCGGATTCGTTTGGTCGTATGCTCGAACACCTCCGCGCCAACGAAGTGGACGTCGATGCCTCCCGCACCGTGCTCGGCCCGAGTCTGGATTTCGATCCGAACAGCGAAAGATTCATCGTTCGCGAGTCGTTCGACTTCGGTCATTTCGCCAACACGATGTTGCGCCGCGATTACCGCGCCCCGTTCGTCGTGCCGGAGAACGTCTGA
- the cysW gene encoding sulfate ABC transporter permease subunit CysW — MAGHASTLTYVAAHHARRSIEDPRWLRWSLITIALVFVSVFLLVPLAAVFVEAFRGGIDAYFAAFSDPDARAAIELTLVAAGVAVPANLLFGLTAAWAIAKFEFPGKAFLTTLIDLPFAVSPVIAGLDYVLLFGAQGWFGPWLIEHDIRIVFAVPGIVLATIFVTFPFVARELIPLMQAQGKDEELAAMTLGATGWQTFRRVTLPNVKWALFYGVILCNARAMGEFGAVSVVSGHIRGETNTIPLHVEILYNEYQTQAAFAVASLLTILALVTLVLKSLIEWKHAKAVAAAAASTTRQFATK; from the coding sequence ATGGCCGGACATGCTTCCACTCTCACCTACGTCGCCGCGCATCACGCGCGTCGCTCCATCGAGGACCCGCGCTGGCTGCGCTGGTCGCTCATCACGATCGCGCTCGTCTTCGTGAGCGTGTTTCTCCTCGTGCCGCTCGCGGCGGTTTTCGTCGAGGCGTTTCGCGGCGGGATCGACGCCTACTTCGCCGCCTTCTCCGATCCCGATGCGCGGGCGGCGATCGAACTCACGCTCGTCGCCGCCGGTGTCGCCGTGCCGGCCAACCTGCTCTTCGGTCTGACCGCCGCATGGGCGATCGCGAAGTTCGAGTTTCCGGGGAAGGCGTTTCTCACCACGTTGATCGATCTTCCGTTCGCCGTCTCGCCGGTCATCGCCGGGCTCGACTACGTGTTGTTGTTCGGCGCGCAGGGCTGGTTCGGCCCGTGGCTGATCGAGCACGACATCCGCATCGTCTTCGCCGTGCCCGGCATCGTGCTGGCGACGATCTTCGTCACCTTCCCGTTCGTCGCGCGGGAATTGATCCCGCTCATGCAGGCGCAGGGCAAGGACGAGGAACTCGCGGCCATGACGCTCGGTGCGACCGGCTGGCAGACCTTCCGCCGGGTGACGCTGCCCAACGTGAAGTGGGCCTTGTTCTACGGCGTGATCCTCTGCAACGCGCGCGCCATGGGCGAGTTCGGCGCCGTATCCGTGGTTTCAGGACACATCCGCGGCGAGACCAACACCATCCCGCTGCACGTCGAGATCCTCTACAACGAATACCAGACGCAGGCGGCGTTCGCCGTCGCGTCGCTCCTCACGATCCTCGCGCTCGTCACGCTCGTGCTGAAGAGCCTGATCGAATGGAAGCACGCCAAAGCGGTCGCCGCCGCCGCCGCGTCCACGACCCGTCAATTCGCCACGAAATGA